The following coding sequences lie in one Sorex araneus isolate mSorAra2 chromosome 4, mSorAra2.pri, whole genome shotgun sequence genomic window:
- the PLK1 gene encoding serine/threonine-protein kinase PLK1 — translation MNAAAAAGKLARVPADAGRAGAPGPAAPGAPAAGPPAKEIPEVLLDPRSRRRYLRGRFLGKGGFAKCFEISDADTKEVFAGKIVPKSLLLKPHQKEKMSMEISIHRSLAHQHVVGFHGFFEDNDFVFVVLELCRRRSLLELHKRRKALTEPEARYYLRQIVLGCQYLHQNRVIHRDLKLGNLFLNEDLEVKIGDFGLATRVEYDGERKKTLCGTPNYIAPEVLSKKGHSFEVDVWSIGCIMYTLLVGKPPFETSCLKETYLRIKKNEYSIPKHINPVAASLIQKMLQTDPTARPTIHELLNDEFFTSGYIPARLPITCLTIPPRFSIAPSSLDPSSRKPLTVLNKGMDNSMPERPREKEEPVVRESGEAADCHLGDMLQQLNSVNASKPSERGLVRQEEAEDPACIPIFWVSKWVDYSDKYGLGYQLCDNSVGVLFNDSTRLILYNDGDSLQYIERDGSESYLSVSAHPNSLMKKITLLKYFRNYMSEHLLKAGANITPREGDELARLPYLRTWFRTRSAIILHLSNGCVQINFFQDHTKLILCPLMAAVTYIDEKRDFRTYRLSLLEEFGCSKELASRLRYARTMVDKLLSSRSASNRLKASS, via the exons ATGAACGCGGCCGCCGCTGCAGGGAAGCTGGCGCGGGTGCCCGCCGACGCCGGGAGGGCCGGGGCCCCCGGCCCTGCAGCGCCCGGGGCCCCGGCGGCCGGCCCGCCGGCCAAGGAGATCCCGGAGGTCCTGCTGGACCCGCGCAGCCGGCGGCGCTACCTGCGGGGCCGCTTCCTGGGCAAGGGCGGCTTCGCCAAGTGCTTCGAGATCTCGGACGCCGACACCAAGGAGGTGTTCGCGGGCAAGATCGTGCCCAAGTCGCTGCTGCTCAAGCCGCACCAGAAGGAGAAGATGTCCATGGAGATATCCATTCACCGCAGCCTCGCCCACCAGCACGTCGTGGGCTTCCACGGCTTCTTCGAAGACAACGACTTCGTGTTCGTCGTGTTGGAGCTCTGCCGCCGCAGG TCTCTCCTGGAACTGCACAAGCGGAGGAAAGCGCTGACGGAGCCCGAGGCCCGCTACTACCTGCGCCAGATTGTCCTGGGCTGCCAGTACCTGCATCAGAACCGGGTCATCCACCGGGACCTCAAGCTGGGCAACCTCTTCCTCAATGAGGATCTGGAGGTGAAAATAG GGGATTTTGGACTGGCCACGAGAGTCGAATATGACGGGGAGCGGAAGAAGACCCTGTGCGGGACTCCTAATTACATAGCTCCCGAGGTGCTGAGCAAGAAAGGGCACAGTTTCGAGGTGGACGTGTGGTCCATCGGGTGCATCAT GTACACCTTGTTAGTGGGCAAGCCCCCTTTTGAGACCTCCTGCCTTAAGGAGACGTATCTCCGGATCAAGAAGAATGAGTACAGCATCCCCAAG CACATCAACCCGGTGGCCGCCTCCCTCATCCAGAAGATGCTTCAGACAGATCCCACTGCTCGCCCGACCATTCACGAGCTGCTCAATGACGAGTTCTTCACCTCCGGCTACATTCCCGCCCGGCTCCCCATCACCTGCCTCACCATTCCGCCCCGGTTCTCCATCGCTCCCAGCAGTCTGGACCCCAGCAGCCGGAAGCCCCTCACAGTCCTCAATAAAG GCATGGACAACTCCATGCCCGAGCGCCCCCGGGAGAAAGAGGAGCCTGTGGTCCGGGAGAGCGGCGAGGCGGCCGACTGCCACCTGGGCGACATGCTGCAGCAGCTGAACAGCGTCAACGCGTCCAAGCCCTCGGAGCGGGGGCTGGTGAGGCAAG AGGAGGCCGAGGACCCCGCCTGCATCCCCATCTTCTGGGTCAGCAAGTGGGTGGACTACTCGGACAAGTATGGCCTAG GGTACCAGTTGTGTGACAACAGCGTGGGGGTGCTCTTCAACGACTCCACACGCCTCATCCTCTACAACGACGGCGACAGCCTGCAGTACATCGAGCGTGATGGCTCCGAGTCCTACCTCAGCGTCAGcgcccaccccaactccctgaTGAAGAAG ATCACCCTGCTGAAGTACTTCCGGAACTACATGAGCGAGCACCTGCTGAAGGCGGGGGCCAACATCACCCCCCGAGAGGGCGATGAGCTGGCCCGGCTCCCCTACCTGCGCACCTGGTTCCGCACCCGCAGCGCCATCATCCTGCACCTCAGTAACGGCTGCGTGCAGATCAACTTCTTCCAG GACCACACCAAACTCATCCTGTGCCCGCTGATGGCCGCCGTCACCTACATCGACGAGAAGCGCGACTTCCGCACCTACCGCCTGAGCCTCCTGGAGGAGTTCGGCTGCTCCAAGGAGCTGGCCAGCCGGCTGCGCTACGCCCGCACCATGGTGGACAAGCTGCTCAGCTCGCGCTCGGCCTCCAACCGCCTCAAGGCCTCCTCATAG
- the DCTN5 gene encoding dynactin subunit 5, translating to MELGELLYNKSEYIETASGNKVSRQSVLCGSQNIVLNGKTIVMNDCIIRGDLANVRVGRHCVVKSRSVIRPPFKKFSKGVAFFPLHIGDHVFIEEDCVVNAAQIGSYVHVGKNCVIGRRCVLKDCCKILDNTVLPPETVVPPFTVFSGCPGLFSGELPECTQELMIDVTKSYYQKFLPLTQV from the exons ATGGAGCTGGGCGAGCTGCTGTACAACAAGTCGGAGTACATCGAGACG GCGTCCGGAAACAAAGTGAGTCGCCAGTCGGTGTTATGTGGCAGTCAGAACATCGTCCTCAATGGCAAG aCCATTGTGATGAATGATTGCATTATCCGAGGAGATCTGGCAAACGTGAGAGTTGGACGCCATTGTGTGGTGAAAAGTCGAAGTGTCATAAGGCCACCATTCAAGAAATTCAGCAAAGG tgtTGCGTTCTTTCCTTTACATATCGGGGACCATGTCTTTATTGAGGAAGATTGTGTGGTCAATGCAGCTCAGATCGGCTCTTACGTTCACGTTGGCAAGAACTGTGTGATT GGGCGCCGATGTGTATTAAAGGACTGCTGCAAAATTCTCGACAACACAGTGTTACCTCCAGAAACTGTGGTCCCCCCGTTCACCGTCTTCTCAGGCTGCCCAG GACTGTTCTCAGGGGAGCTCCCAGAATGTACCCAGGAGCTGATGATTGATGTCACCAAGAGCTACTACCAGAAGTTTTTGCCCTTGACACAAGTCTAA